The following coding sequences lie in one Cannabis sativa cultivar Pink pepper isolate KNU-18-1 chromosome 5, ASM2916894v1, whole genome shotgun sequence genomic window:
- the LOC115716726 gene encoding protein ABCI7, chloroplastic, with protein MATLAFTHSHIYRPKIPHFSTTKPKPRISIQSSLTLQPNFSDPFVLQLAETLEDSLPSSSLAAPLPLQKLRDTSSETLLSTPWPSRKDEPFRYIDTSFIKQSQIEPVPNPPKSLTFSTDTQFPNLIIADGFAVNSVSNSSELPNGVFVGSLLELSEESIAKRVGEFAGNGPEGDLFWSINGIGAPDLTVVYVPSGCRVESPIHLTYLSIEGSEKGSEKMPISNPRVLVLVENGGEVEIIEEFLGGDGNKCYWANAVLDVVIGEGGKVKHSYVQTQSLNAAHIKWTSVRQESASTYELIEISTGGKLSRHNVNVKQLGPETVTELSTLHLSVGDQTQDLHSSLVLDHPRGYSRQLHKCIVSHPKGQAIFDGNVKVNRYAQQTDAGQLTRSLLLEPRASVNVKPNLQIIADDVKCSHGAAISDLEEGQLFYFQARGIDLKTARKALVFSFGAEVFQKIPYPSIQKKVENHIKGLLDPTTKESS; from the exons ATGGCTACCTTAGCCTTCACACACTCTCACATTTACAGACCCAAAATCCCACACTTCTCCActaccaaacccaaacccagaattTCAATCCAATCATCATTGACTCTTCAACCCAACTTCTCAGACCCATTCGTTCTCCAACTTGCAGAAACCCTCGAAGACTcgcttccttcttcttctttggcGGCACCTTTACCTCTCCAAAAGCTCAGGGACACTTCTTCAGAGACCCTTCTCTCAACCCCATGGCCTTCTCGGAAAGACGAGCCCTTTCGGTACATAGACACATCATTTATCAAACAGTCTCAAATCGAACCAGTCCCAAATCCACCAAAGTCTCTAACTTTTTCTACAGATACCCAATTCCCAAATTTAATTATAGCTGATGGGTTTGCCGTGAATTCGGTATCGAATTCGTCTGAGTTGCCAAATGGGGTTTTTGTGGGTAGCTTGCTGGAGCTATCAGAAGAGAGTATAGCGAAAAGGGTTGGTGAGTTTGCTGGGAATGGTCCAGAAGGTGACCTGTTTTGGTCCATTAACGGTATTGGAGCACCGGATTTGACTGTGGTGTATGTCCCTTCTGGTTGCAGAGTTGAGAGTCCAATTCATTTGACTTACCTTTCCATTGAAGGAAGTGAAAAGGGTTCGGAGAAAATGCCTATTTCTAATCCTAGGGTGCTTGTTTTGGTGGAGAATGGTGGTGAGGTTGAGATAATTGAGGAGTTTTTGGGTGGAGATGGGAATAAGTGTTACTGGGCTAATGCTGTTTTGGATGTTGTGATTGGAGAAGGAGGAAAGGTTAAGCATTCTTATGTTCAAACTCAGTCTTTGAATGCTGCCCATATAAAGTGGACTTCAGTTCGCCAG GAATCGGCTAGCACTTACGAGCTCATAGAGATCAGCACGGGTGGAAAGCTCAGCAGACACAATGTCAATGTCAAGCAATTGGGACCGGAGACAGTAACCGAGTTATCGACCTTGCACTTGTCTGTCGGTGATCAAACACAGGATCTTCATAGTAGCCTAGTTTTAGACCATCCTCGTGGTTATTCTCGACAACTTCACAAATGTATTGTATCTCACCCTAAAGGACAAGCCATATTTGATGGGAATGTGAAAGttaacag ATATGCTCAGCAGACAGATGCAGGTCAGTTGACTAGAAGCCTTCTCCTTGAACCTCGAGCATCCGTCAATGTCAAACCGAATCTCCAAATCATTGCAGACGATGTCAAGTGTTCTCATGGAGCTGCAATTAGTGATCTCGAAGAAGGTCAACTCTTCTATTTCCAGGCTCGTGGGATCGACTTAAAAACAGCCAGAAAGGCTCTAGTATTCTCCTTTGGAGCCGAGGTGTTTCAAAAGATACCTTACCCTTCAATCCAGAAGAAAGTAGAGAATCATATCAAAGGTTTATTGGATCCAACAACAAAGGAATCCTCATAA
- the LOC115716660 gene encoding pentatricopeptide repeat-containing protein At5g46580, chloroplastic translates to MASPAISTPLDVHLTKHSDSTRTIFFTSPKLTHLFPRRRKSLSSSISCTSNSKSHSEKSKSLSDQLKPLTATTLSEDHHQQQTHHLSKPKSTWVNPARPRRSVISLERQRKSSHSHNPQLRELRQFAQKLNNSEDDSEAAFMAALEEIPQAPTRENALLILNSLRPWQKTLLFFNWVKTQNSFPMETIFYNVTMKSLRFGRQFELIEELANEMISNEIVLDNITYSTIITCAKRCRLFDKAVVWFERMYTTGVMPDEVTYSAILDVYAQLGKVEEVLGLYERGRASGWKPDAITYSVLGKMFGEAGDFDGIRYVLQEMKSAGVQPNVVVYNTLLEALGKAGKPGLARNLFEELIESGLTPNEKTLTALVKIYGKARWARDAMELWDKMRSNSWPMDLILYNTLLNMCADLGLEEEAEKLFGEMKQSKNSLPDSWSYTAMLNIYGSGGNVEKAMELFDEMSERGVQLNVMGTTCLIQCLGKTKRVDDVVKVFNVAVGKGVRPDDRLCGCLLSVMSLCENVDDENKVLGCLIQANPKMVNLVKLLQEDKPSFEAVKEEFRGVIGKTSIESRRPFCNCLIDICRNGNRHERAHELLYLGTLYGLYPGLHNKTANEWSLDVRSLSVGAAQTALEEWMGTLSRIVQRKEELPELFSAQTGAGNHKYAQGMANSFASHVKKLSVPFKQCEDKAGCFVATREDLMSWVQSKVQSIVTA, encoded by the coding sequence ATGGCAAGTCCGGCCATATCAACACCTCTCGATGTTCACCTAACCAAACATTCTGACTCAACCAGAACCATCTTCTTCACCTCACCAAAGCTCACCCATTTATTCCCCAGAAGAAGAAAATCACTCTCTTCCTCCATTTCTTGCACCTCAAACTCAAAATCCCATTCTGAAAAATCCAAGTCTCTTTCCGACCAACTCAAGCCTTTAACAGCCACCACTTTATCAGAAGACCACCACCAACAACAAACCCATCACTTATCTAAGCCTAAGTCAACTTGGGTCAACCCTGCTAGACCCAGACGTTCTGTAATTTCGTTAGAGAGACAAAGAAAGTCTTCTCACTCTCACAATCCTCAGTTGAGAGAACTGAGACAGTTTGCCCAGAAGCTTAATAACTCTGAAGATGACTCTGAAGCTGCTTTCATGGCTGCCCTTGAGGAAATCCCACAAGCACCGACAAGAGAGAATGCTCTTTTGATACTCAATAGCTTGAGGCCATGGCAGAAAACCCTTTTGTTCTTCAATTGGGTTAAGACCCAGAATTCTTTTCCAATGGAAACTATATTCTACAATGTGACTATGAAGTCTTTAAGGTTTGGGAGACAGTTTGAGCTTATTGAAGAACTTGCTAATGAGATGATTAGTAATGAGATTGTGCTTGATAACATTACTTATTCAACTATTATCACTTGTGCTAAAAGGTGTAGACTTTTTGATAAAGCTGTGGTTTGGTTTGAGAGAATGTACACCACTGGTGTGATGCCTGATGAGGTTACTTACTCTGCTATTCTTGATGTTTATGCTCAATTAGGTAAAGTTGAAGAAGTACTTGGATTATATGAAAGAGGTAGAGCTAGTGGGTGGAAACCAGATGCTATTACTTATTCAGTTTTGGGGAAAATGTTTGGTGAAGCTGGTGATTTTGATGGGATTAGGTATGTGTTGCAAGAGATGAAATCTGCTGGGGTTCAGCCTAATGTTGTTGTGTACAATACTTTGTTGGAAGCTTTGGGAAAAGCTGGGAAGCCTGGTTTGGCAAGGAACTTGTTTGAAGAGCTTATCGAATCGGGTTTGACTCCGAATGAGAAAACTTTAACTGCCCTTGTCAAGATTTATGGTAAGGCTAGGTGGGCAAGAGATGCAATGGAGTTATGGGATAAAATGAGGTCTAATTCTTGGCCTATGGACTTGATTCTCTATAACACTTTGTTGAACATGTGTGCTGATTTGGGATTGGAGGAGGAAGCTGAAAAGCTATTTGGGGAGATGAAACAGTCTAAGAATTCTCTCCCAGATAGTTGGAGTTACACTGCAATGCTTAACATTTATGGTAGTGGAGGGAATGTTGAAAAGGCTATGGAACTGTTTGATGAAATGTCTGAGAGAGGTGTTCAGCTTAATGTGATGGGCACCACTTGTTTGATTCAATGCTTGGGGAAGACTAAAAGAGTTGATGATGTTGTTAAGGTCTTTAATGTTGCTGTTGGGAAGGGAGTTAGGCCTGATGACAGACTCTGTGGTTGTTTGCTTTCTGTTATGTCCTTATGTGAGAATGTTGATGATGAAAATAAGGTTCTAGGTTGCTTGATACAAGCCAACCCGAAAATGGTTAATCTTGTTAAGTTACTACAAGAAGATAAGCCGAGTTTCGAAGCTGTGAAAGAAGAGTTTCGTGGTGTGATTGGCAAGACTTCAATCGAATCGAGAAGACCCTTCTGCAATTGCTTGATTGACATATGTCGAAATGGAAATCGCCATGAGAGAGCTCATGAGTTGCTCTATCTGGGAACACTTTATGGTTTGTATCCAGGTCTTCACAACAAGACTGCTAATGAATGGAGTTTGGATGTTAGGTCTTTATCAGTTGGTGCAGCCCAAACTGCACTAGAGGAATGGATGGGAACTCTTTCGAGGATTGTTCAGCGAAAAGAGGAGTTACCGGAGTTGTTTTCGGCTCAAACTGGTGCTGGAAATCACAAGTATGCTCAAGGAATGGCAAATTCTTTTGCTTCCCATGTGAAGAAACTTTCAGTTCCTTTTAAGCAATGTGAAGACAAAGCTGGTTGTTTTGTGGCAACAAGAGAAGATTTAATGTCTTGGGTACAATCAAAGGTTCAGTCTATTGTAACTGCCTAA
- the LOC115716551 gene encoding RNA-dependent RNA polymerase 6: MELERKEKRCVVTQISIGGFDRNVKAKDLVNFLEDEVGLVFRCRLKTSLTPAESHPNFEVIDTANLERADNNSVVPHAFVHFASPDSATDALMIAESGNLMLDGNPLKVSLGPENPYSMNQRRRTISPRKIPDVLLEIGTLVKRDEFFSAWSGAPRGVDFVVDPFNWTCKFCFTKDTVFSFKGMAKLSTMKCDFKVEFLVRDINEIKTYTDTSYLVVLLHLASSPRVWYRTADDDIDIPAPFDMLDDDDPWIRTTDFTPSGAVGRCNYYRISVPPRHGAKLKKAMEYLRQQRVHESNLRSPLRIRKEPDYGVSMSDPFFCIHYKKDISFEIMFLLNVVMHKGVFNQYQFSDDLFDLLRSQPLEVNVSALKYIMCSIKRPVYNAYEKLKHVQEWLLREPKLLKIPRQLDDIAEVRRLVITPTRAYCLPPEAELSNRVLRHFKEVADRFLRVTFMDEGMQTINLNVLTYFVAPIVKELTNNSFPQKTKVFNRVKNILTEGFYLCGRKYSFLAFSSNQLRDRSAWFFAENGIVSVLHIKRWMGKFTNRNVAKCAARMGQCFSSTYATVEVPLTEVNFDLPDIERNGYNFSDGIGIITRDLAIEVAEKLKLDIDAPSAYQIRYAGCKGVVSCWPSKGDGIRLSLRASMNKFNSNHTILEICSWTRFQPGFLNRQIITLLSTLKVPDEIFWKMQETMVSKLNQMLTDADVAFNVLTASCAEQGNVPAMMLSAGFKPDSEPHLRGMLTCVRAAQLWGLREKARIFVPSGRWLMGCLDELGVLKGGQCFIQVSTPSLEHCFSNHGSRFSKRRNNLEVIKGFVVIAKNPCLHPGDVRILEAVDAPGLHHLYDCLVFPQNGDRPHTNEASGSDLDGDLYFVTWDDNLVPPSKKSCTPMQYDPAQAKTLPRDVTQRDIIDFFSRNMVNENLGAICNAHVVHADKSEHGALDEKCIKLAELAATAVDFPKTGIIVAMPPHLKPREYPDFMGKEAYQSYPSPKILGRLYRVIRDAYDEDVSASSALNFAPKEIPYNADLEVSGADNFIDDAWDLKISYDGQLKGLMEQYKVRREEEIVTGQIWSMPKHNSRKQGDLKERLKHSYNSLRKEFRQMFEKMDPDFEKLTDDEKNILYEKKASAWYQVTYHPKWVTKTLDMLELDSAENTMLLSFPWIAVDYLTCIKIKKCGVENVDTTKPISSLAKYLADRI; the protein is encoded by the exons ATGGAAttagaaagaaaggaaaaacgTTGTGTGGTAACTCAAATCAGTATTGGCGGATTTGACCGCAATGTCAAAGCAAAAGACCTTGTCAATTTCTTAGAAGATGAAGTTGGGCTTGTTTTCAGGTGTAGGTTGAAAACTTCTTTGACGCCTGCAGAGTCTCATCCAAATTTTGAGGTCATTGATACTGCAAATCTTGAGAGAGCTGACAATAACAGTGTAGTACCCCATGCTTTTGTCCATTTTGCCTCACCTGATTCAGCAACTGATGCTTTAATGATTGCAGAATCTGGCAATCTTATGTTGGATGGCAATCCACTAAAGGTAAGTTTGGGACCTGAGAATCCATATAGCATGAACCAGAGGAGGAGAACTATTAGTCCGAGGAAGATACCTGATGTGCTTCTTGAGATTGGAACTTTAGTCAAACGAGATGAGTTCTTTAGTGCTTGGAGTGGAGCTCCTAGAGGGgttgattttgttgttgatccTTTCAATTGGACGTGCAAATTTTGTTTCACCAAGGATACTGTTTTCTCATTTAAAGGCATGGCCAAGCTCTCAACGATGAAATGTGATTTTAAGGTGGAGTTTTTGGTTAGGGACATTAATGAAATAAAAACTTACACTGATACATCATATTTGGTAGTTCTGTTGCATCTGGCTTCATCTCCGCGAGTTTGGTATagaactgctgatgatgatatCGACATACCTGCTCCATTTGATATGTTGGATGATGATGATCCTTGGATACGAACAACAGATTTTACTCCTAGTGGGGCAGTTGGGCGATGCAATTATTATAGAATTTCAGTTCCACCTCGTCATGGGGCAAAGTTGAAAAAGGCCATGGAATATCTTCGACAACAGAGGGTGCATGAGAGCAACTTAAGATCACCTCTTAGGATCCGGAAGGAACCTGATTATGGGGTGTCTATGTCAGATCCTTTCTTCTGCATTCACTACAAGAAAGATATTTCATTTGAGATTATGTTCTTATTGAATGTTGTCATGCATAAAGGAGTATTTAATCAGTACCAGTTTtctgatgatttatttgatctacTCAGAAGCCAGCCATTAGAAGTCAATGTGTCTGCTTTGAAGTACATAATGTGTTCCATCAAGCGTCCGGTTTATAATGCATATGAAAAACTAAAACATGTCCAAGAATGGTTGTTGAGGGAACCTAAACTCTTGAAGATTCCTAGACAGTTGGATGACATTGCTGAAGTTAGAAGGTTGGTTATCACCCCAACTAGAGCCTATTGTCTGCCTCCAGAAGCTGAACTCTCCAATAGGGTTCTTAGACACTTTAAAGAAGTTGCTGATCGATTCTTAAGAGTTACCTTTATGGATGAAGGAATGCAAACCATAAATTTGAATGTTCTTACTTATTTTGTTGCTCCTATTGTAAAGGAACTCACAAATAATTCTTTCCCccagaaaacaaaagtattCAATAGGGTCAAGAACATTCTGACTGAAGGGTTTTATTTATGTGGTCGCAAGTACTCTTTTTTAGCCTTCTCTTCCAATCAATTGAGGGATCGTTCGGCCTGGTTTTTCGCTGAAAATGGAATAGTATCTGTCCTTCACATCAAACGTTGGATGGGGAAATTCACCAACAGAAATGTTGCCAAGTGTGCTGCTAGGATGGGCCAGTGTTTTTCCTCTACATATGCTACTGTAGAAGTTCCATTGACAGAGGTTAATTTTGACCTTCCAGATATTGAGAGGAATGGTTATAATTTTTCTGATGGGATTGGCATTATTACTCGTGATCTTGCAATAGAAGTTGCTGAGAAATTAAAGCTTGATATAGACGCACCGTCAGCTTATCAAATTAGATATGCTGGCTGCAAAGGTGTTGTTTCTTGCTGGCCATCAAAGGGTGATGGGATCAGACTTTCTTTGAGGGCTAGTATGAACAAGTTTAATTCTAACCACACTATATTGGAAATTTGTTCTTGGACTAGATTTCAGCCTGGTTTTCTGAATAGACAGATTATAACTTTGTTATCGACATTAAAAGTTCCTGATGAAATATTCTGGAAAATGCAAGAGACCATGGTTTCTAAGTTAAACCAAATGCTTACAGATGCAGATGTGGCTTTTAACGTTCTTACTGCGTCCTGTGCTGAGCAAGGGAATGTACCAGCAATGATGTTAAGTGCAGGTTTCAAGCCCGATTCAGAACCTCATTTACGAGGTATGTTAACTTGTGTAAGAGCTGCACAACTTTGGGGCCTTAGGGAAAAGGCAAGGATATTTGTTCCATCTGGGAGATGGCTTATGGGTTGCCTAGATGAGCTAGGGGTGCTTAAAGGAGGCCAATGCTTTATTCAAGTCTCTACACCATCACTTGAACACTGTTTCTCAAACCATGGTTCTAGATTCAGCAAGAGAAGGAATAATCTTGAAGTAATTAAGGGTTTTGTAGTGATAGCAAAAAACCCTTGTTTGCACCCTGGAGATGTAAGGATTTTGGAAGCAGTTGATGCCCCTGGTTTGCACCATTTGTATGACTGTCTTGTTTTTCCTCAAAATGGTGATCGGCCTCATACAAACGAAGCTTCTGGAAGTGATCTTGACGGGGACCTCTACTTTGTTACATGGGATGATAATCTTGTTCCCCCAAGCAAAAAAAGCTGCACTCCTATGCAATATGATCCAGCGCAAGCGAAGACTTTGCCACGCGATGTCACTCAAAGG GACATAATAGATTTCTTTTCAAGAAATATGGTGAATGAGAACCTTGGGGCAATTTGCAATGCTCATGTGGTTCATGCTGACAAAAGTGAGCATGGTGCATTGGATGAAAAGTGCATCAAACTAGCTGAGTTAGCAGCAACAGCTGTTGATTTTCCAAAAACTGGAATTATTGTAGCAATGCCTCCACATTTGAAGCCAAGAGAGTACCCTGATTTTATGGGAAAAGAAGCATATCAATCCTACCCTTCACCTAAAATTCTTGGGAGACTTTACCGAGTGATTAGAGATGCGTATGATGAAGATGTGTCAGCATCTTCTGCTCTCAATTTTGCACCCAAGGAGATCCCGTACAATGCAGACCTCGAGGTTTCAGGAGCAGACAATTTCATTGACGATGCATGGGATCTCAAAATCTCTTACGATGGGCAACTGAAAGGTCTGATGGAACAATATAAAGTGAGGAGGGAAGAGGAGATTGTGACAGGGCAAATTTGGTCCATGCCAAAGCACAACAGCAGGAAGCAAGGGGACCTCAAGGAGAGACTGAAGCATTCTTACAATTCATTGAGAAAAGAATTTAGACAAATGTTTGAGAAGATGGACCCTGATTTTGAGAAACTCACAGATGACGAGAAGAATATATTGTATGAAAAGAAGGCATCAGCATGGTACCAGGTTACCTACCATCCTAAATGGGTGACGAAAACACTTGACATGTTAGAGTTGGATTCAGCTGAAAACACAATGTTGCTAAGCTTCCCATGGATTGCAGTTGATTACCTCACTTGCATCAAGATTAAGAAGTGTGGAGTTGAAAATGTTGACACTACCAAACCGATCAGCTCATTGGCAAAGTACCTTGCTGATCGGATTTGA